The Novosphingobium sp. G106 DNA segment GATCAGCTTCGTGGATCCAGGAGGCGAACCGAAACGGCTGTTGGCTTCAAATGCCGCCTGAAAGACTGGTCTCGCCCTCCTGAGCCCGTGCCCGCCGCAAGCGGGATAATGGTGCAGCCGTTCCGGACGGCGACCGCATGTGAGCTGGATATGGGTCGATCCGTCGATCCGCGTCATGCAACGGGCAAAGCCTGGATCCGATCGCCAAGGAGACGACCAATGCTGTCACCAAGTTAAACCTTGACCGACGTCCTCGTCATGTGAGCGGCCGTTCTTTCGGAAGGTCAGGTGTCGCCGGCTAAGCTGCCATGAGGGGGTGGTATCCCCTAACTTCCTCGCCCCAACATGCTGATCGCATCTCACCGCTAAGCATCGCGACGTTGGGATTTCCCAATGTCGTTACGTTGGAGATGTCTGTTATGTTGATGACGCCAGTTTGATAGCGACCCTGGCATTCGGTGCCCTTGGCGAGGTGCGATCTCGCCAAGGGCATTTGTCCTCGCAAATGAGATTGCGGATCGGGACGGTGACGGACGCGAAATCAGGATTGCCCCAGAATGCCGTCGAACGGGCGTTCGAGCTCGCAAAAAGCGGCGCCTACAGGAACATAAAGCAGGTCAGCATTCAGCTGGACAAGGAGGGCTATCTCAATGCCCGCGAGTATCTCGCCGGGCGCTCGATCAGACTTCAGCTTCTAGGTTGTGTGGCCTCTTAGGATTCCCATTTTTGGCAAAGTCTGATTCAAGGCTGTCTTTTGGAGGCGGCTTTGGGTGTGATGGACCGATTGGTGTTGAGCGATGCGGCGTGGGAGCGGATGGCTCCTTTGATCATCGGACGCCCTGATCAGAAGGGCTCGACCGGCCGGGACAACCGCATGTTCGTCGAGGCAGTTCTCTGGATCGTGCGGACGGGTTCGCCCTGGCGCGACCTTCCTGAGGTGTTCGGAGACTGGAACAGCGTGTTCCGGCGCTTCAGCCGATGGAGCGCGAAGGGTGTCTGGTGGCGGATATTCGAGGCGATGTCCGATGATCCGGACTTCGAGTATCTGATCGTAGATTCCACCGTGGTTCGCGCTCACCAACATGCAGCGGGGGCCAAAAAGGGGGTCTGAAGATCAAGCCATCGGCCGTTCCCGCGGCGGCTTGAGCACCAAGATCCACCTTGCGGTTCGCGGTCTGGGCTGCCCAGTACGGTTTGCTCTTACCGCCGGTCATCGCGGCGATGTGCCGCAAGCCGCACCGCTGATCGGAGGGCTCCCCGCCAAGGTCGTCATGGCCGATACCGCCTACATCGCGGCAAAGGGCGCTGTCGCTGTCATACCCAGTAACCCGTCGCGCGCCCGCAAGCATCCGCTCGACAAGCATCTCTACGTGCAACGCCATCTCGTCGAATGCTGCTTCAGCAAGCTCAAGCAGTTCCGTCGGGTCGCCACTCGCTTCGAGAAAACCGCTCGAAACTATCGCGCCGTCGTCACCCTCGCCGCAATCGTCCTATGGCTCAGATAAGTGTCCACACAACCTAGCCGTTCTGCACAAAGAGATCGAGGTTCGGCACAGCGAACAAGCCAAAGCGACATGAATACGTTGCCGCGCAGACTTCAGTAACAACTCCGCGCGCGGGCGCGTAACTCCGCCGGCATTGATCAACCCGACGCGGTCAACAGCGACAGTCTGTTCTTGCACGGCATTATCGACCTTCGAGCCGAACAGCGTGACGTTCGCCGAAAAGCCACCGCGCGGTAGGCAAGGTCGAGCGATGCCGTCTCTGCTGTCTCCACCTTCAGGCCGAAAAGAGGTTCGAGACGCGAGAGACCCGCCGCTGTGACCTCCTCCACGAACGGCGTGGGCGCATCGAAGCCAAGGCCTTAGAACGCGCGGATCGTCTAGGGGTCGGGCTTGTAGTTTGCGGGAATGCGAGGGCGAGGTGCGATCCGTACCTGTCGTGGTCGTCCCACCGCGCGCTACCAGACAATGTCAGATTGTCGGTAACCTTGTCTCGATCTGGGCGAACACGCCCGGCACCGTGTAGACGTAGTTGAAGACGGGGAATGTTTTCGAGCGGTAGCCGTCATTCTGGATCACTGCGCCCGCGAGCCAATTTGTCAACCCAGCATCTATCGAGAGCGACGACTCGCCAAACTCGGTATCGCCGTTTAACCTCGTCGAAGAAAAACCCCCTGTGAAGCGGGCGAGAGCTTGCATATCGAAAGTGACAGTCAGCCTCAGGGCGCTGGTATATCGACTGACGCCAAGGCGGGCCATAATACTCAGTCCACATGTGTCGACACGTCGTCGTCGAATGTATCCTGGTGT contains these protein-coding regions:
- a CDS encoding IS5 family transposase (programmed frameshift), producing MGVMDRLVLSDAAWERMAPLIIGRPDQKGSTGRDNRMFVEAVLWIVRTGSPWRDLPEVFGDWNSVFRRFSRWSAKGVWWRIFEAMSDDPDFEYLIVDSTVVRAHQHAAGAKKGSEDQAIGRSRGGLSTKIHLAVRGLGCPVRFALTAGHRGDVPQAAPLIGGLPAKVVMADTAYIAAKGAVAVIPSNPSRARKHPLDKHLYVQRHLVECCFSKLKQFRRVATRFEKTARNYRAVVTLAAIVLWLR